The following is a genomic window from Mycobacterium parmense.
CGCCCGGTCCGGCTCGTCGCGACCGGCTTTGGCGGCCTGTTCGCGCACTACGTCCCACGTGGTCTCCAGCGCGGCATACCCGCCGGGCACCGACATGGACAGCGACAGCAGCGACGTACCCAGGGCACCCGCGAGCCGCGGGCCGGACGGGGAAATCATTGCCGCGGTGGAGATCTCGGGATACGGCCAGGTGTAGGGGCGGATGTGCAACTGCGCGTCGCGCAGCGTGAACCAGTCGGAGTGGCGGTCGATGCGCTCGGACGGCGCGGCGCGCAGCAGAGCGAGGATGGCCTCCAGGGATTCCTGCATCATCCGCCGCTGCTCGACCGGGTCGATGCCCATCATGTAGGCGTCCGACGGCAGCGCGCCGGGGCCCGTGCCGAACATCACGCGGCCGCGGGTCAGGTGGTCGAGCAGCACCCAGCGATCGGCCACCATCAGCGGGTGGTGATACGGCAGCGAGACCACCCCGGTGCCCAGTCGAATGTGCTTGGTTCGCTCCGCGGCCGCCGCGATGAACACCTCGGGGCAGGCGATCAGCTCGTAACCGCCGGAGTGATGTTCACCGAACCAGGCTTCGTCGAACCCCAGGCGATCCAGTGCGACGACACGTTCCATGTCGTATTCCAGCGCCACAGTGGGGGATTGGCCGGTCGGGTGAAACGGGGTGATGAAGACGCCGAAGCGCAGGGGTGCGACCGTCACCAGGTGACCCCTTTCAGGAATCCGAGCAGTTCCGCGTTCACCTCGTCGGGCCGTTCCTGCTGCAGCCAATGTCCGGCGCCGTCGATCATCACCTCGCGGTAGGGCCCGGAGATCACCTCCGAAACACGGTCGCGACTGGTGAAGGACAGGACCGGGTCGCCCGTCCCCGCCATGAAGAGGCAGGGCACACCGATTGTGGCGCCGTCGAGTTCGGCGGTGGTCTCCCAGTTGCGGTCGAAATTGCGGTACCAGTTCAGGCCCCCGGTGAAACCGGTGCGGGAGAACTCGCTGACGTAGTGGTCGATTTCCTCCTGGCTGATCCAATCGGGCAGCCCGTCGGGTTCGGGAAGGCGATCGATGAAACCCTGCGGACCGGGGGCCGCCATCTTCAGCATCGCTTCCGGGCCGCCGGAACCCGTCAAGCCGCCCATCATCCGGCGCATGGTTCGGGCCGGGTCGCCGTTGAGCTCGGCGTCGGCGACACCCGGCTCCTGGAAATACAGGATGTAGAAGAAATTCTCGCCGAAGAGCTTGCGCCACGCCTTCGTCGGCGCGACATGCGAGCGGGGTAGCGCCGGCACGCTCAGCGCGGCGACGGCCGCGACCCGGTCGGGATGCAGCAGCGGCGCGTGCCACGCCACCGGCGCGCCCCAGTCGTGTCCGACCCACGCGGCCCGTTCGGCGCCGACGTCGTCGAGCAGGCCGACCAGGTCGGCGGTCAGTTCGTGAATGTCGTAGGCCTCGACCGCTTCGGGCCGCGACGAGCCGCCGTAGCCGCGCTGATCGGGCGCCAGCACGTGGTAGCCCGCCTCGGCCAGGGCCGGTATCTGGTGTCGCCACGAGTACGCGAGTTCGGGGAAGCCGTGAGCCAGGATGACGACGGGCGCGCCGCGGTCGCCCGCCTCGATCACCCGGAGTTGCACACCGTTGGTATCCACGAGCCGCTCGGTCGTCGTGGGATCGGGAGAGGGCATGTCTCACCAAATCACAACGGCTTCTGGCTGAGAAGGGGTTTGCCGGGTGCGACGCCTTGTAGGGTCGCCGTGTCGGGTGTGACCGCAGAGGGGTGGACGGATCGGTGAGGCTGGACCACATCGTGGTGTGGACGAGGGACCCGCGGGTCTCGATGGACTTCTATTCGCGCGTGGTCGGCCTGGCGCCGGTCCGATTTGACGAATTCGAGGCCGGCGAGGCGCCCTTCCCGAGCGTGCGGGTGTGTGGTGACTCGATCATCGACCTGATCCCGGTGGACAACGCCGCCGGCACCGAGTCGATGACGCGGGTGAAGGGCAGCGCCGGCCACCCCGTCAACCATCTCTGCCTGGCGCTGTCCAAAGACGAGTACGACGCGCTGGACCGGCGCCTGCAATCCGAAGGCGTGGACACCAGCTCGCGACTACACCACTCGTTCGGGGCCCGGGGCTGGTCGCCGCAGACGTTCTACTTCGCCGACCCCGACGGCAACGTCCTCGAAGCCCGCTACTACGAGTAGCCGCCCCGACGCCCGCGGGCCGCGGGGTGGGAACCGTGGGTCGTTGTAGAGGAGGATGGCGGCAACCCGCTGCGCCCCGGCGCTGCCGGGGCTGGCGATTGCCGCGACAGCGATGGCGGCAACCCGCTGCGCCCCGGCGCTGCCGGGGCTGGCGATTGCCGCGACAGCGATGGCGGCAACCCGCTGCGCCCCGGCGCTGCCGGGGCTGGCGATTGCCGCGAGCGGTAACCTGGACTTTTCGAGCTGCGTGTACATCGGGGAAGGACCTGGCCGCGAAGGCCGATGATTGATGAACCGGAAAAACGTTATCCGCACCGTCATGGCGATTGCCGTCGTGGTGCTGCTCGGTTGGTCGTTCTTCTATTTCAGCGACGACACCCGCGGCTATAAGCCCGTCGACACGTCGGTGGCGGTGTCGCAGATCAACAGCGACAACGTCAAGAACGCGCAGATCGACGATCGCGAGCAGCAGCTGCGGTTGACGCTGAAGAAGCCCAACAACGACACCGACAACTCCGACAAGGTCATCACCAAGTACCCGAGCGGGTACGCGGTGGACCTTTTCAATGCGCTCACCGCCAAGAACGCGAAGGTCAGCACCGTCGTCAACCAGGGCAGCATCCTGGGCGAGCTGCTGGTCTACGTGCTGCCGTTGTTGCTGCTGGTCGGCTTGTTCGTGATGTTCTCCCGCATGCAGGGCGGCGCCCGGATGGGCTTCGGGTTCGGCAAGTCGCGCGCCAAGCAACTCTCCAAGGACATGCCCAAGACCACGTTCGCCGACGTCGCCGGCGTCGACGAGGCCGTCGAGGAGCTCTACGAGATCAAGGACTTCCTGCAGAACCCGGGCCGGTATCAGGCGCTGGGCGCCAAGATCCCCAAGGGCGTGCTGCTCTACGGCCCGCCCGGGACCGGCAAGACGCTGCTGGCCCGCGCCGTCGCCGGCGAGGCGGGGGTCCCGTTCTTCACCATCTCCGGTTCCGACTTCGTCGAGATGTTCGTCGGCGTCGGCGCGTCGCGCGTTCGCGACCTGTTCGACCAGGCAAAGCAGAACAATCCCTGCATCATCTTCGTCGACGAGATCGACGCGGTGGGCCGGCAGCGCGGCGCCGGCCTCGGCGGCGGTCACGACGAGCGCGAGCAGACGCTCAACCAGTTGCTGGTCGAGATGGACGGCTTCGACCCGCGGGCCGGCGTCATCCTGATCGCGGCCACCAACCGCCCGGACATCCTGGACCCGGCGCTGCTGCGGCCCGGCCGGTTCGACCGGCAGATTCCGGTGTCCAATCCCGACCTGGCGGGGCGCCGCGCGGTGCTGCGGGTGCACGCGAAGGGCAAGCCCATCGCGCCGGACGCCGACCTCGACGGGCTGGCCAAGCGCACCGTCGGCATGACCGGCGCCGATCTGGCCAACGTCATCAACGAGGCGGCGCTGCTGACCGCCCGGGAGAACGGCACGGTGGTCACCAGCGCCGCGCTGGAGGAGGCGGTGGACCGGGTGATCGGCGGCCCGCGCCGCAAGGGCCGCATCATCAGCGAGCAGGAGAAGAAGATCACCGCCTACCACGAGGGCGGGCACACCCTGGCCGCGTGGGCGATGCCCGACATCGAGCCGATCTACAAGGTGACCATCCTGGCGCGGGGACGCACCGGCGGGCACGCGGTGGCGGTGCCGGAGGAGGACAAGGGCCTGCGCACCCGTTCGGAGATGGTGGCCCAGCTGGTGTTCGCCATGGGCGGGCGTGCCGCCGAGGAACTGGTATTCCGCGAGCCCACCACGGGCGCGG
Proteins encoded in this region:
- a CDS encoding VOC family protein, whose amino-acid sequence is MRLDHIVVWTRDPRVSMDFYSRVVGLAPVRFDEFEAGEAPFPSVRVCGDSIIDLIPVDNAAGTESMTRVKGSAGHPVNHLCLALSKDEYDALDRRLQSEGVDTSSRLHHSFGARGWSPQTFYFADPDGNVLEARYYE
- the ftsH gene encoding ATP-dependent zinc metalloprotease FtsH gives rise to the protein MNRKNVIRTVMAIAVVVLLGWSFFYFSDDTRGYKPVDTSVAVSQINSDNVKNAQIDDREQQLRLTLKKPNNDTDNSDKVITKYPSGYAVDLFNALTAKNAKVSTVVNQGSILGELLVYVLPLLLLVGLFVMFSRMQGGARMGFGFGKSRAKQLSKDMPKTTFADVAGVDEAVEELYEIKDFLQNPGRYQALGAKIPKGVLLYGPPGTGKTLLARAVAGEAGVPFFTISGSDFVEMFVGVGASRVRDLFDQAKQNNPCIIFVDEIDAVGRQRGAGLGGGHDEREQTLNQLLVEMDGFDPRAGVILIAATNRPDILDPALLRPGRFDRQIPVSNPDLAGRRAVLRVHAKGKPIAPDADLDGLAKRTVGMTGADLANVINEAALLTARENGTVVTSAALEEAVDRVIGGPRRKGRIISEQEKKITAYHEGGHTLAAWAMPDIEPIYKVTILARGRTGGHAVAVPEEDKGLRTRSEMVAQLVFAMGGRAAEELVFREPTTGAVSDIEQATKIARAMVTEFGMSSKLGAVKYGSEHGDPFLGRTMGNQADYSHEVARDIDDEVRKLIEAAHTEAWEILTEYRDVLDTLAGQLLEKETLHRPELEGIFSGVEKRPRLTMFDDFGGRIPSDKPPIKTPGELAMERGEPWPPPVPEPAFKAAIARASEAAEAARAEAERNANGGNGSRGGHEAGDQQGPTQPDYGAPAGWRAPGWPPQQQGYWHPPAPQPHQPQQPYWPQPAPSYPGQGHPQHSQHPQNSQHSPYPPYAPYPPPARPHPDSGRSPDQQGDDVSRSNPPAHG
- a CDS encoding alpha/beta fold hydrolase, giving the protein MPSPDPTTTERLVDTNGVQLRVIEAGDRGAPVVILAHGFPELAYSWRHQIPALAEAGYHVLAPDQRGYGGSSRPEAVEAYDIHELTADLVGLLDDVGAERAAWVGHDWGAPVAWHAPLLHPDRVAAVAALSVPALPRSHVAPTKAWRKLFGENFFYILYFQEPGVADAELNGDPARTMRRMMGGLTGSGGPEAMLKMAAPGPQGFIDRLPEPDGLPDWISQEEIDHYVSEFSRTGFTGGLNWYRNFDRNWETTAELDGATIGVPCLFMAGTGDPVLSFTSRDRVSEVISGPYREVMIDGAGHWLQQERPDEVNAELLGFLKGVTW
- a CDS encoding LLM class flavin-dependent oxidoreductase; its protein translation is MTVAPLRFGVFITPFHPTGQSPTVALEYDMERVVALDRLGFDEAWFGEHHSGGYELIACPEVFIAAAAERTKHIRLGTGVVSLPYHHPLMVADRWVLLDHLTRGRVMFGTGPGALPSDAYMMGIDPVEQRRMMQESLEAILALLRAAPSERIDRHSDWFTLRDAQLHIRPYTWPYPEISTAAMISPSGPRLAGALGTSLLSLSMSVPGGYAALETTWDVVREQAAKAGRDEPDRANWRVLSIMHVADTRERAIDDCTYGLQDFANYFGAAGFVPLSNAVDGAAQTPHDFVEDYAAKGNCCIGTPDEAIAHIEDLLERSGGFGTLLMLGHDWASPEATYRCYDLMARKVIPHFKGQLQASRSSHEWAKGRRDQLIGRAGEAVVKAITEHVAETEGGR